The DNA region TGCCCGACATTGGCATTCTGCTTGCTACGCGAACGCTTGGCGCTGCCATCCAGCTGTTCCGGCAGCTCGCCGACAACCACGGACAACGCCTTCACGCCCTTGTTGCGCCACACCTCGACGGCAACCTGATTGCCAGGCCTGGAGCCCGCCACGAGCCGAACCAGATCACCGGCAGCATTGACGGGTTTGCCATCAAACTTCGTGATGATGTCGGATGGCTGAATGCCAGCCTTGTCGGCCGGGCCATCTTTCTCGAGGCCGCTGATCAGCGCTCCCTGAGGCTTGACCAGACCGAAAGACTCGGCCAGCTCCCGCGACATTTCCTGAACATTCACACCGAGGCGGCCACGCGTCACCTTGCCCTTTTCCTTGAGCTGCTTGGAGACATCGAGCGCCACATCGATCGGAATCGCGAAGGAGAGCCCCATGAACCCACCGGTGCGGCTATAGATCTGCGAGTTGATGCCGACCACTTCGCCATTCATGTTAAACAACGGCCCGCCCGAATTGCCAGGGTTGATGGCGGCATCCGTCTGGATAAACGGCACAAAATTCTCGTCCGGCAGGAAGCGCCCCTTGGCACTCACGATGCCGGAAGTAACCGTGTTGTCGAAACCAAACGGGGAACCGATGGCCACGACCCACTCACCAACGCGCAGGTGCTCCGGGTCACCCATCCGCACGATCGGCAGACTCTTGGCCTCGATCTTGATCAATGCAACGTCGGTACGCTCATCCGAACCGATCACCTTGGCCTTGTATTCGCGCTTGTCGGTGAGCTTGACGGTAATCTCGTCGGCATTTCCGACCACGTGCGCGTTGGTCATGATGTAGCCGTCGCCACTGATGATGAAACCAGACCCCAGTGATTTCGCCTGAAACTCGCGCGGCTGCTGGCGTGGCTGAAAGCGGCGCAGCAACTCGTTAAGCGAGTCATCCTCGGACAACCCGGGCGCCCCCCCATTATTGACCACGGTCTGCGTGGTGCTGATATTGACTACGGCGGTGCCTTCCCGCTCCACCAGGCCGGCCACGTCCGGCAATGCCGACGCAGCCCTGGCAGAGGCAACAGAGGCCAACAGCAACAACGAGGAGGCAAGCAACTGCTTCATTATTGTCATACCCTTTGATTGATTAATTTATCTGGAACTGGCTGGCCGGCAACGCCACGCAAAGGCGGTAGCGTAGCCATCCTTTACTGGGTAGCAGTGGCGGCACCTGGTTTGGCCGATTTGCTGACGACCGAATTACCCACCATCAACAACGCTGCTTCGGGTACATCCCCCACTGCAGTGATTCGGCTGTCGCCGGTAAAGCGTGTGTAGATGTTGATGGCGCCATGGCTGATCATCATGTTGACCGATTTCGGCGCGTTCGCCAGTGGCTCGACGAAAACAGACATGGCGGACAGGCCATCACTCAGCATCAGGTGAGCAACCTGGATATTGCGCTGGCCAATGACCCGACGCCCTTCCTGCACCATCCGGTAACCAGGAGGCAAAGGCTTGATTTCATAGCCAGAATCAGCCTTAGCATTGTCTGTACCAGCCAACTCCTGTGGCTTCAATGCCACCTTGTTGGCAAAGCGCGGCTTCAGTGACTTGCGCTCCACCTGGGTGCCGACATTGACTTGGGTAAACGAA from Chitinivorax sp. PXF-14 includes:
- a CDS encoding DegQ family serine endoprotease; this encodes MKQLLASSLLLLASVASARAASALPDVAGLVEREGTAVVNISTTQTVVNNGGAPGLSEDDSLNELLRRFQPRQQPREFQAKSLGSGFIISGDGYIMTNAHVVGNADEITVKLTDKREYKAKVIGSDERTDVALIKIEAKSLPIVRMGDPEHLRVGEWVVAIGSPFGFDNTVTSGIVSAKGRFLPDENFVPFIQTDAAINPGNSGGPLFNMNGEVVGINSQIYSRTGGFMGLSFAIPIDVALDVSKQLKEKGKVTRGRLGVNVQEMSRELAESFGLVKPQGALISGLEKDGPADKAGIQPSDIITKFDGKPVNAAGDLVRLVAGSRPGNQVAVEVWRNKGVKALSVVVGELPEQLDGSAKRSRSKQNANVGQVGLLVGELTPVQRKQLNIEYGLVVQATHGAAAKAGVQAGDIIVGIGNQNLTSYQQLAKAIEDGKTTNAILNLRIFRSGGYLFVPLKLSQSKADD